The following coding sequences are from one Myxococcales bacterium window:
- a CDS encoding glycosyltransferase, whose amino-acid sequence MRPLVSVIIPSFNRAGLLRRALASVAAQTYPHELIETIVVDDGSTDDTRAVVAREFPGVRYVHQANAGVSAARNRGLGEASGSVLTFLDSDDLWLPEKTAAQVDKLTDHPELGMVVTDVLRRNINGAQDTLRRRDTIPSDGFALHTIAQHPAMVPSSVAMRRCVYEELGGFDSQLRTAEDIDYMLRVARLYPIGVIEAPLTVAARGLEDGLNAVAGTYKDYLFVMERFFDEYRDELPAAVRHCALARARARFARGLAGGGEVRTAAEHWAWSLYHTRRPRDVAFALRAGAAVAKAAVRKVIPKRAP is encoded by the coding sequence ATGCGGCCACTGGTGAGCGTCATCATCCCCAGCTTCAACCGCGCCGGGTTATTGCGACGCGCGCTGGCCTCAGTGGCGGCGCAGACCTATCCCCACGAGCTCATCGAGACCATCGTGGTCGACGATGGCTCAACCGATGACACGCGTGCCGTCGTCGCGCGCGAGTTTCCGGGCGTGCGCTACGTTCATCAGGCCAATGCGGGAGTGTCGGCGGCGCGCAATCGAGGGCTTGGCGAGGCCTCCGGCAGCGTGCTGACGTTCTTGGATTCCGATGATCTTTGGTTGCCCGAGAAGACCGCGGCGCAGGTCGACAAGCTCACCGACCACCCCGAGCTCGGCATGGTCGTCACCGACGTCTTGCGCCGCAACATTAACGGTGCGCAGGACACGCTGCGGCGACGAGATACCATTCCCAGCGATGGGTTTGCGCTGCACACCATCGCACAGCATCCGGCGATGGTGCCGTCGTCGGTGGCGATGCGGCGTTGCGTCTACGAAGAGCTCGGCGGTTTTGATTCTCAGCTGCGCACGGCCGAAGACATCGACTACATGCTGCGCGTCGCGCGCCTCTATCCAATCGGCGTAATCGAGGCGCCGCTCACCGTCGCCGCGCGGGGCCTCGAAGATGGGCTCAACGCGGTGGCCGGCACGTACAAGGATTACTTATTCGTCATGGAACGTTTTTTTGATGAGTATCGCGACGAGCTACCTGCCGCCGTGCGCCACTGTGCGCTCGCCCGCGCCCGCGCCCGTTTTGCGCGAGGCCTCGCGGGTGGTGGCGAGGTGCGCACCGCCGCCGAGCACTGGGCGTGGAGCTTGTATCACACGCGGCGTCCGCGCGACGTCGCGTTCGCCCTGCGCGCTGGCGCCGCGGTGGCGAAGGCTGCGGTGCGCAAGGTCATTCCCAAGCGCGCGCCTTAA
- a CDS encoding polysaccharide deacetylase family protein has translation MSGLRSAVKTRLVRRAYRSGMLDLWHRRRNRQALTVIMYHRIIDPGDVRWLRCDPEYSLSTELFEQTLIFFRRHYNLVTLDDIARARARPGSLPEVPLLITFDDGWADTADFAAPLLSKYRCPSLLFVATDVVGRPDAFWQEQMVGAWRSGRLGAERLAQVWDELGEPVHAAQARRHAAARADLEPLRAVISHLERQPSDRRQAVLARLYAVLADPTPQMITQAKLAELPGQGMALGGHGHSHTPLTDVANPGGELNESRQRLFRVTGQYPRAMSFPHGAHTEALVEQAHDLGFELLFTSRRKLNNAGDLAAGVLGRAGFTAETICDDRGQYCPDRLAWFLFRIEQPRANVLPKFSR, from the coding sequence GTGTCGGGATTGCGCAGCGCCGTCAAAACCAGGCTGGTGCGTCGCGCCTACCGCAGCGGCATGCTCGATCTTTGGCATCGCCGCCGCAATCGCCAGGCGCTGACCGTGATCATGTATCACCGGATCATCGACCCGGGTGATGTGCGGTGGCTGCGCTGCGATCCGGAATATTCGCTTTCCACGGAGCTCTTCGAGCAGACGCTCATTTTTTTTCGCCGCCACTATAATCTGGTGACGCTCGATGACATCGCGCGCGCCCGCGCCCGGCCAGGTAGCCTGCCCGAGGTGCCTCTGCTCATCACGTTCGACGATGGCTGGGCCGATACCGCTGACTTCGCGGCGCCGCTGCTTTCCAAGTATCGCTGCCCATCGCTGTTGTTTGTCGCCACCGATGTGGTGGGGCGACCGGATGCATTTTGGCAGGAGCAAATGGTCGGCGCGTGGCGAAGCGGACGCCTGGGCGCCGAGCGGCTGGCACAGGTGTGGGATGAACTCGGTGAGCCGGTGCACGCCGCGCAGGCGAGACGCCACGCTGCCGCGCGTGCCGACCTCGAGCCTCTGCGCGCCGTCATCTCGCATTTGGAGCGCCAGCCAAGCGATCGCCGGCAGGCGGTGCTCGCGCGCCTCTATGCCGTGCTCGCCGATCCGACGCCGCAGATGATTACGCAGGCCAAGTTGGCGGAGCTGCCAGGGCAGGGCATGGCGCTCGGCGGCCACGGCCACAGCCACACGCCGCTAACCGACGTCGCCAATCCAGGCGGTGAGCTCAATGAATCGCGGCAGCGTCTATTTCGTGTAACCGGCCAGTACCCGCGCGCGATGTCGTTTCCCCACGGCGCGCACACCGAAGCCCTGGTAGAGCAAGCACACGACCTCGGCTTCGAGCTGCTCTTCACCAGCCGGCGCAAGCTCAACAACGCGGGCGATCTGGCGGCGGGCGTGCTCGGTCGCGCCGGGTTCACCGCGGAGACCATTTGCGATGATCGCGGCCAGTATTGCCCCGATCGGCTAGCCTGGTTTTTGTTTCGCATTGAGCAGCCGCGCGCCAACGTGTTGCCCAAGTTTTCGCGGTAA
- a CDS encoding O-antigen ligase family protein: MFVLPGLGLLVIVLITRPQEFVPLLAGVPLLHLAAVAALLGYVLDVRIGRLRPQWSPLLWVGFAFLAWAGVCDLAAGGESLPQRLTELVILGVLFTLMAGGIQRLRSFRWFAGIVVALCAFLAIVGIEQRFAPYGCVAVDPVYTAEGAPDGRPCDTAVMCIDGSGDDFRCERVGLFQTFSIEGRVRYRGELHDPNELALWLGLGGIALGLGLWFGHVPGVRRGPRDAALAIAMGLCLACIYFTQSRGGLLVVVIIAGTFAIARWGRWAISAGLVIAPLAFLIMRAATAGRDTESAAMSTALRYEAWAAGLGMMRGSPLVGVGHRQFGEHHYMTAHNSYVLAAGELGFLGLVLFLALLAQALKIVFVGYRELGGIAGAEVPRVWALALLAGGLGLVFQIGTLSFAYHSVMWLYLGLVAAWHGAVVAHVPTFSPRLRLGEWLAVAVVAALFVTVLLPMYLRLQHAL; the protein is encoded by the coding sequence GTGTTTGTTTTGCCGGGCCTTGGGCTCTTGGTGATCGTCCTGATCACGCGCCCGCAAGAATTTGTGCCGCTGCTCGCAGGTGTGCCGCTGCTGCACCTGGCGGCCGTGGCCGCGCTGCTCGGCTATGTGCTCGACGTTCGCATCGGCCGCTTGCGGCCGCAATGGTCGCCGCTGCTATGGGTTGGATTTGCGTTCTTGGCGTGGGCGGGCGTCTGCGATCTGGCCGCCGGCGGTGAGAGCCTGCCGCAACGCCTCACCGAGCTCGTCATCCTGGGCGTGTTGTTTACCCTGATGGCGGGTGGCATCCAGCGCCTGCGATCGTTTCGCTGGTTTGCCGGTATCGTCGTCGCGCTTTGCGCTTTCCTCGCCATCGTCGGCATTGAGCAGCGATTTGCGCCGTATGGCTGCGTCGCGGTTGATCCGGTCTATACCGCCGAGGGCGCGCCGGATGGTCGCCCGTGCGACACCGCAGTGATGTGCATCGACGGCAGCGGCGATGATTTTCGCTGTGAACGTGTCGGCCTGTTTCAAACGTTTTCGATCGAAGGGCGTGTGCGCTATCGCGGCGAATTGCACGATCCCAACGAGCTCGCGCTGTGGCTTGGGCTCGGAGGCATCGCGCTGGGCCTGGGGCTGTGGTTTGGCCACGTGCCTGGCGTGCGGCGAGGTCCTCGCGACGCCGCCCTCGCCATCGCGATGGGGCTGTGCTTGGCATGTATCTACTTCACGCAATCGCGCGGTGGACTGTTGGTCGTGGTGATCATTGCCGGCACCTTTGCCATTGCGCGGTGGGGGCGGTGGGCGATCTCCGCAGGCCTGGTGATAGCGCCGTTGGCGTTCTTGATCATGCGAGCTGCTACCGCGGGACGCGATACCGAGTCGGCCGCGATGTCGACGGCCTTGCGCTATGAGGCGTGGGCGGCGGGCCTGGGCATGATGCGCGGCAGCCCCTTGGTCGGCGTCGGGCATCGCCAATTTGGCGAGCATCATTATATGACGGCGCACAACTCGTACGTGCTCGCGGCGGGCGAGTTGGGGTTTCTCGGCCTGGTCTTATTCTTGGCCTTGCTCGCGCAGGCGCTTAAGATCGTCTTTGTTGGATATCGCGAGCTGGGCGGCATCGCAGGCGCCGAGGTGCCGCGGGTGTGGGCGCTCGCCTTGCTCGCCGGTGGTCTCGGGCTGGTGTTCCAGATCGGCACGCTCTCGTTCGCTTATCACTCGGTTATGTGGCTTTACCTCGGCCTAGTTGCCGCATGGCACGGCGCCGTCGTGGCGCATGTGCCGACGTTCTCGCCACGCCTGCGCCTGGGTGAGTGGCTCGCCGTTGCCGTGGTAGCGGCCCTATTTGTAACCGTCTTGCTGCCGATGTACCTTCGCCTCCAACACGCGCTATGA
- a CDS encoding DUF362 domain-containing protein has product MGFVGLVDAGLSSLQDDTWHDAAHAHGHYGGDGRGPLTTGDARDGYFWDFSQVFRLRRSLVDDAQTPLTWPRFTDARSGLTIDLRDGVFRREGGKLVKVDRKLTFINMTTGNEHGSTGYTGAVKSAMGLVDMSAGALGTHPLAQGYQSVHYFGSFGKRRPSWRMAGPLAAFCASVRKPDLYITVSEWTAAMPAKGWPDSEDLRHAELSAHHTKTIVAGTDPVAVDAWCIRNLMMPIRGLNFDAYYNLDSAEAKATKFLRYYKEVAGVGALDPALVTIV; this is encoded by the coding sequence GTGGGCTTTGTCGGCCTCGTCGATGCGGGCCTATCCTCGCTCCAAGATGACACCTGGCACGACGCCGCGCATGCGCACGGGCACTACGGCGGCGATGGCCGCGGGCCGCTGACGACGGGCGATGCGCGTGACGGCTACTTTTGGGATTTCTCGCAGGTGTTTCGCCTGAGGCGCAGCCTGGTCGACGACGCGCAGACGCCGCTGACGTGGCCGCGCTTCACGGACGCCCGCAGCGGCCTCACGATCGATCTGCGCGACGGCGTGTTTCGTCGCGAGGGCGGCAAATTGGTCAAGGTCGATCGCAAGCTGACCTTTATCAACATGACGACGGGCAACGAGCACGGCTCGACTGGCTACACCGGCGCGGTGAAGTCGGCGATGGGGCTGGTCGACATGAGCGCCGGCGCGCTCGGCACGCATCCGCTCGCGCAAGGCTATCAGTCGGTGCACTACTTTGGCTCGTTCGGCAAGCGGCGGCCCAGCTGGCGCATGGCGGGGCCGCTCGCCGCGTTCTGTGCATCTGTCCGGAAACCGGACCTTTACATTACGGTCTCGGAATGGACCGCCGCGATGCCGGCGAAGGGCTGGCCAGACAGCGAGGACCTGCGCCATGCCGAGCTCAGCGCGCACCACACCAAGACCATCGTCGCGGGCACCGACCCAGTTGCCGTCGACGCCTGGTGTATCCGCAATTTGATGATGCCGATCCGCGGCCTCAATTTTGACGCCTACTACAACCTCGATTCGGCCGAGGCCAAGGCGACCAAGTTCCTGCGGTATTACAAAGAAGTCGCCGGCGTCGGCGCGCTCGATCCTGCGCTTGTCACGATCGTCTAG
- a CDS encoding ATP-dependent RecD-like DNA helicase, whose protein sequence is METDAAPNQVTLEGTIAKIVYRNEDSQFAVARLLPAPQSTKTGQLASGLVTIVGQLVGMTEGSSWLVRGEWITDKKFGRQLKVGSAHPRAPETLDGIEKFLGSGLIPGIGGEMARRLVEAFGFQTLEVIGNQPARLTEVSGIGAARAASIAEAWQTHHHVQDVMVFLRGHGVSAAFAGRIIKQYGREAMAIVRANPYRLAIDIWGIGFRTADGIAQKMGLAKDAPARLEAGLLHVVGESLEDGHAHLPRAELLERGRELLVVDVDKLMPAMQTLVATKLLVEELLGDRGWCVSLPAAHEAEVAAAQAVAVLANTATSRKPVDAAEAIAAFEAAAGVQLAGQQRRAVEAASNEKLVVITGGPGVGKTTIVKAICHLATKQFRRLALGAPTGRAALRLSESTGQTAATLHRLLEYTPQNGSFARNKDRPLEADVVIVDEASMIDIFVFAGLLAAIPPAAQLILVGDIDQLPSVGPGAILADVIASEAAVVVRLTEIFRQAAASQIVANAHRVNGGQMPEFVDPQTPGNDMYFINRPEPAAVLDTIVELVTQRIPGKFGFSPTADIQVLTPMHRGEVGTAALNKALQTTLNPAATAKAELVRGDTTLRTGDKVMQLKNDYDKGVFNGDIGYIDRIDADAGQARVIFTDGRIADYDRAELDQLALAYAVSVHKSQGSEYPAVVMPVVTQHFMMLSKSLLYTAMTRGKQLVILVGTGKAISLAVRNAQARPRHTYLAPRIAQAAAALLATGSHLCDAEVAP, encoded by the coding sequence ATGGAAACCGACGCTGCGCCCAACCAAGTCACGCTGGAAGGCACGATCGCCAAGATCGTGTATCGCAACGAGGACTCGCAGTTCGCGGTGGCGCGCCTGCTGCCCGCGCCGCAGAGCACGAAAACCGGACAACTCGCCAGTGGCCTGGTGACCATCGTCGGCCAGCTCGTCGGCATGACCGAGGGCTCGAGCTGGCTGGTGCGCGGCGAATGGATCACGGACAAGAAATTCGGCCGACAACTCAAGGTCGGGAGCGCCCACCCGCGCGCGCCCGAAACCCTTGACGGCATCGAAAAGTTTCTCGGCTCGGGGCTGATCCCAGGTATCGGCGGCGAGATGGCGCGTCGTCTGGTGGAGGCCTTTGGCTTTCAGACGCTCGAGGTCATCGGCAACCAGCCAGCGCGGCTGACCGAGGTTTCGGGGATTGGCGCGGCGCGCGCGGCGAGCATTGCCGAGGCCTGGCAGACTCACCACCACGTGCAAGACGTCATGGTGTTTTTGCGCGGCCACGGCGTGTCGGCGGCGTTTGCCGGCCGCATCATCAAGCAATACGGCCGCGAGGCAATGGCGATCGTGCGCGCCAATCCGTATCGGCTGGCGATCGACATCTGGGGCATTGGCTTTCGCACCGCGGATGGCATCGCGCAAAAGATGGGACTTGCCAAGGACGCGCCGGCCCGCCTCGAGGCGGGGCTCTTGCACGTGGTCGGCGAATCGCTCGAGGATGGCCATGCGCACCTGCCGCGCGCCGAGTTGCTCGAGCGCGGCCGCGAGCTGCTGGTGGTGGACGTCGACAAATTGATGCCGGCCATGCAAACGCTCGTGGCGACTAAGCTGCTCGTCGAGGAGCTGCTGGGCGATCGGGGTTGGTGCGTGTCACTGCCCGCCGCGCACGAGGCCGAGGTCGCGGCTGCGCAGGCGGTGGCGGTCCTCGCGAATACCGCGACGAGTCGCAAGCCCGTGGATGCCGCCGAGGCCATCGCCGCCTTTGAAGCGGCCGCGGGGGTGCAGCTTGCCGGCCAACAGCGCCGGGCGGTGGAGGCGGCCTCCAACGAAAAGCTTGTCGTAATCACCGGCGGCCCTGGCGTTGGCAAGACGACGATCGTCAAGGCAATTTGCCACCTCGCGACCAAGCAGTTTCGCCGCCTCGCGCTGGGCGCGCCAACCGGGCGCGCGGCCTTGCGGCTTTCCGAGAGCACGGGCCAAACCGCCGCGACCTTGCATCGCCTGCTCGAATACACGCCGCAGAACGGCAGCTTTGCCCGCAACAAGGACCGCCCGCTCGAGGCCGACGTGGTGATCGTCGACGAGGCGAGCATGATCGATATTTTTGTGTTCGCCGGACTGCTCGCCGCCATCCCGCCCGCGGCGCAGCTCATCTTGGTCGGCGACATCGACCAGCTGCCCTCGGTCGGGCCCGGCGCCATCTTGGCCGATGTCATTGCCAGCGAGGCAGCGGTAGTGGTGCGGCTCACCGAGATTTTTCGCCAGGCCGCCGCGAGCCAAATCGTCGCCAACGCCCACCGCGTCAACGGCGGCCAAATGCCTGAATTTGTCGACCCGCAGACCCCGGGCAACGACATGTATTTTATTAATCGTCCCGAGCCCGCCGCGGTGCTCGACACCATCGTCGAATTGGTCACGCAGCGCATTCCCGGCAAGTTTGGCTTCTCGCCGACCGCCGACATCCAGGTGCTGACGCCCATGCACCGGGGCGAGGTCGGCACCGCGGCGCTCAACAAGGCGCTCCAGACCACGCTCAACCCGGCCGCCACGGCCAAGGCCGAGCTGGTCCGCGGCGACACCACGTTGCGCACCGGCGACAAGGTGATGCAGCTCAAGAACGACTACGACAAGGGTGTCTTCAACGGCGACATCGGCTACATCGATCGCATCGACGCCGATGCCGGCCAGGCACGCGTCATCTTTACCGACGGCCGCATCGCCGACTACGATCGCGCCGAGCTCGACCAGCTCGCGCTGGCCTATGCGGTCAGCGTGCATAAGAGCCAGGGCTCGGAATATCCGGCCGTTGTCATGCCCGTGGTGACGCAGCATTTCATGATGCTGAGCAAGAGCCTGCTCTACACCGCGATGACTCGCGGCAAGCAACTGGTCATCTTGGTTGGCACCGGCAAGGCGATTTCGCTCGCGGTGCGCAACGCGCAAGCGCGGCCACGACATACGTATCTTGCGCCGCGCATCGCGCAGGCGGCTGCGGCCCTGTTAGCAACTGGCAGCCACCTTTGCGATGCCGAGGTCGCGCCTTAG
- the aguB gene encoding N-carbamoylputrescine amidase has protein sequence MTTQPTVAKTSGTVGVAALQLALGDELGENIANVTALARRAHAQGAQIILPPELFEGLYFCRGQREEDFLRARPVDGHPTIAHFQALCRELGIVMPISFFEKDGPAYYNSVAVIDADGALLGVYRKSHIPDGPGYQEKFFFRPGNTGFMAFATRYATIGVGICWDQWFPECARAMALLGADLLFYPTAIGSEPEEPDFDSQASWQRVMQGHAVANQVGVIAANRIGVEGEAGNSIGFYGSSFVCNQRGDMLSELGREAPGVALATFDLAALQRARASMGFFRDRRGELYQPLTR, from the coding sequence ATGACCACGCAACCCACCGTCGCCAAGACCTCCGGCACCGTCGGCGTCGCCGCGCTGCAACTCGCCCTTGGCGATGAGCTCGGCGAGAATATCGCCAACGTCACCGCGCTGGCGAGGAGGGCGCATGCGCAGGGCGCGCAGATCATCTTGCCACCCGAACTCTTCGAAGGCCTCTATTTCTGCCGAGGCCAGCGCGAGGAAGACTTTCTGCGCGCGCGTCCGGTGGACGGACATCCGACCATCGCCCACTTTCAGGCGCTCTGCCGCGAGCTCGGCATCGTGATGCCAATTTCGTTTTTTGAAAAAGATGGGCCGGCCTATTACAATTCGGTCGCGGTGATCGATGCCGACGGGGCGCTGCTTGGCGTCTATCGCAAGAGCCACATTCCCGACGGGCCTGGCTATCAGGAGAAGTTCTTCTTTCGTCCCGGCAACACCGGGTTTATGGCGTTTGCCACCCGCTACGCCACCATCGGCGTCGGCATCTGCTGGGACCAGTGGTTCCCCGAGTGCGCGCGCGCCATGGCGCTGCTCGGCGCCGACCTCCTATTTTACCCAACCGCCATCGGCAGCGAGCCGGAAGAGCCCGACTTCGATAGCCAGGCGAGCTGGCAGCGCGTGATGCAGGGCCACGCCGTCGCGAACCAGGTCGGCGTCATCGCGGCAAATCGCATTGGCGTCGAGGGCGAGGCCGGAAATAGCATCGGTTTTTACGGCAGCTCGTTTGTGTGCAACCAACGCGGCGACATGCTCAGCGAGCTAGGCCGTGAGGCGCCGGGCGTCGCGCTGGCAACATTTGACCTCGCGGCGCTGCAGCGCGCCCGCGCCAGCATGGGTTTTTTCCGCGATCGCCGCGGCGAGCTGTACCAACCTTTAACGCGTTAG
- a CDS encoding agmatine deiminase family protein, protein MRGFAMPAEWTRHDAVWTAWPYADEQWGEGLAAPQRALMEMCRAIVDMDAGGQPRGERVELLVRHADDEHAARALLGNAALGVRFHHWAYGDVWLRDTSAIFLQARGAGGIEQLAARFRFDGWGGKYVMPGDAEVSAAVAQASGYEAVQFDFVLEGGAVEVDGVGNIMTTRQCLLDGGRNHRGLGMPLGEAALNARLCYALGGDNVIWLGDGLLNDHTDGHIDTIARFVAPGVVACMEPADDDPNRDALRAIIAALRVATDTHGRKLEVLTVPSPGAVRDAAGALLPASYMNFYVANTVVVMPTYESRHDDAAVAAIGAMFKTRRVVALPCKPVVIGGGGFHCTTQQQPSISESRP, encoded by the coding sequence ATGCGCGGATTTGCCATGCCAGCCGAATGGACCAGGCACGACGCGGTCTGGACGGCCTGGCCCTACGCCGACGAGCAATGGGGCGAAGGCCTCGCTGCGCCGCAGCGTGCGCTGATGGAAATGTGCCGCGCCATTGTCGATATGGATGCAGGCGGGCAGCCGCGCGGCGAGCGCGTCGAGCTGCTGGTGCGCCATGCCGACGATGAACACGCGGCGCGCGCCCTGCTCGGCAACGCTGCCCTCGGGGTGCGTTTTCATCATTGGGCCTATGGCGACGTGTGGCTGCGCGACACCAGTGCCATCTTTTTGCAGGCGCGCGGCGCCGGCGGCATCGAGCAACTGGCGGCGCGCTTTCGCTTTGACGGCTGGGGCGGCAAGTACGTCATGCCTGGTGATGCCGAGGTGTCGGCCGCCGTCGCGCAGGCGTCGGGTTACGAGGCGGTGCAATTTGATTTCGTGCTCGAAGGCGGCGCGGTCGAGGTCGATGGCGTCGGAAACATCATGACGACCAGGCAATGCCTGCTGGATGGCGGCCGCAACCATCGCGGGCTGGGCATGCCGCTCGGCGAGGCGGCCCTCAATGCGCGCCTTTGCTATGCCCTGGGCGGCGACAACGTGATCTGGCTCGGCGACGGCCTGCTAAACGATCACACCGATGGCCACATCGACACCATCGCGCGCTTCGTCGCGCCGGGCGTCGTGGCGTGCATGGAACCGGCCGACGACGATCCGAACCGCGACGCCCTGCGCGCGATCATCGCCGCGCTGCGCGTGGCAACCGATACCCACGGGCGCAAGCTCGAGGTGCTCACGGTGCCGTCGCCCGGCGCCGTGCGCGATGCCGCGGGCGCGCTGCTGCCCGCGAGCTACATGAACTTCTACGTCGCCAACACCGTGGTCGTGATGCCGACCTATGAGTCGCGTCACGACGACGCCGCGGTTGCCGCGATCGGTGCGATGTTCAAGACCCGTCGCGTCGTCGCGCTGCCTTGCAAGCCGGTAGTCATCGGCGGCGGCGGCTTTCATTGCACGACGCAACAGCAACCCTCTATCAGCGAGAGCCGCCCATGA